One genomic window of Solanum dulcamara chromosome 12, daSolDulc1.2, whole genome shotgun sequence includes the following:
- the LOC129877877 gene encoding COP9 signalosome complex subunit 6a-like, translated as MASSSSSGLTFKLHPLVILNISDHYTRVKSQFIVNSGADSPPQPPRVFGCVIGVQRGRTVEIFNSFEFLYDPSTQSLDRAFLEKKQELYKKVFPNFYILGWYSTGSDAQESDMHSHRALMDINESPLYVLLNPSINHAQKDLPITIYESELHIIDGIPQLIFVQASYTIETVEAERISVDHVAHLKPSDGGSAATQLAAHLTGTHSAIKMLNSRIRVLHHYLLAMQKGEIPCENSLLRQVSSLLRRLPTIESEKFRDDFLMEYNDTLLVCYLAMFTNCSSTMNELVDKFNTAYERHSRRGGRTAFI; from the exons ATGGCGTCATCATCCAGCAGCGGCTTAACGTTCAAGCTCCACCCGCTCGTTATACTCAACATATCCGATCACTACACTCGGGTCAAATCTCAGTTCATCGTCAACAGCGGTGCCGATTCCCCTCCGCAACCGCCTAGGGTATTTGGTTGCGTCATAGGCGTACAGAGAGGACGAACTGTTGAGATCTTCAACAGCTTCGAATTTCTTTATGATCCATCCACTCAATCCCTTGACCGTGCCTTCCTAGAGAAGAAGCAGGAACTCT ATAAGAAGGTGTTTCCAAATTTCTATATATTGGGATGGTATTCAACAGGAAGTGATGCTCAGGAATCAGACATGCACAGTCACAGAGCT TTGATGGATATCAATGAAAGTCCTTTGTACGTTCTTCTCAATCCTTCTATCAATCATGCACAGAAGGACTTGCCAATCACTATCTATGAAAGTG AGTTGCACATCATTGATGGCATCCCACAGCTTATTTTTGTCCAAGCAAGCTACACAATCGAG ACCGTTGAAGCTGAACGGATATCTGTTGATCATGTTGCACATCTTAAGCCATCTGATGGAGGCTCTGCTGCAACTCAGT TGGCTGCACACCTTACCGGCACACATAGTGCCATCAAGATGCTGAACAGCAGAATTAGAGTGCTACATCATTATCTTCTTGCTATGCAAAAAG GTGAAATTCCTTGTGAGAATTCATTGCTCAGGCAGGTCTCCAGTCTTTTAAGAAGATTGCCAACAATTGAGTCGGAGAAATTTCGAGATGATTTCTTGATG GAATATAATGACACATTGTTAGTTTGTTACCTTGCCATGTTCACCAACTGCTCTAG TACAATGAACGAGTTGGTTGACAAATTCAACACTGCATATGAACGGCATAGTAGGAGGGGCGGGAGAACTGCTTTTATCTGA
- the LOC129875868 gene encoding probable WRKY transcription factor 2 — protein sequence MAGFDDHGSNIGDWIPPSPSPSSKAFLSSLLADDFGGWSPHMEETNESICRNFVVESQEHVTWCNSFSDGKDGAGTGATTDQTVKSSAPSEQETSSRGGLMERMVARAGFNVPRLNTDGLGPPAMSQNQEVKSPYLSIAAGLSPSILLYSPVLLYNPLVYPSPTTGLLPCATGNESNSLMLTTGAADKRKEIAFGSNNSSSLSFNPIIETGRINPSCQIEVSVHPNNSLQTHMEATENERIRNETTDLPMLSTKEDVGGSDIMPEVRTINVIGGSTEHSLSLDEKQDEDTDGDASVEDGYNWRKYGQNQVKGSEYPRSYYKCTHPNCLVKKEIGRYHNGHVMEIIYNGAHNHPKPLPNRISALGSSNSFSDMQLGNVDPTGTDVNGEMALETIQQGPIVGDLEGKNDNLNETSLADLHTEYCRGSATLHSNLLGSADAVDISSTFSNDEDDRGTRGGASLGCDGGGDESESKIRKIELDETDTSGASRPTREPRIVVQTISEIDILDDGYRWRKYGQKMVKGNPYPRSYYKCTNPGCNIRKHVERAPFDLKSVITSYDGKHNHDVPVERKSSQANSGVSKSRSHPKTTNAKGHVGRPEPTQTKNTSKRYGRAPPLGSFGPTSGFNSSETNQQQGLTGLAMTEFNSDQHQFSVPVNPHTGWPQPVNDVDFVLSEGEPMPDPSLNYSNASSTYQ from the exons ATGGCGGGGTTCGATGATCATGGTTCTAACATTGGAGATTGGATACCACCTAGCCCGAGCCCGAGCTCTAAAGCATTTTTATCTTCACTACTAGCTGATGATTTTGGAGGATGGTCACCTCATATGGAGGAAACTAATGAAAGTATATGCAGAAACTTCGTTGTCGAGTCTCAAGAGCATGTCACCTGGTGCAACTCTTTCTCTGATGGAAAGGATGGGGCTGGAACTGGTGCAACGACTGATCAAACAGTCAAGTCGAGTGCACCATCAGAGCAGGAAACGAGTTCTCGTGGAGGGCTCATGGAAAGAATGGTAGCTAGAGCTGGATTTAACGTCCCGAGGCTGAATACAGATGGACTTGGACCTCCTGCTATGTCACAGAATCAAGAAGTTAAGTCTCCTTATTTGAGTATTGCTGCTGGTCTCAGTCCATCAATCCTCTTATATTCACCTGTTTTACTCTATAATCCACTG GTTTATCCATCTCCTACAACTGGACTATTACCATGTGCCACAGGCAACGAGAGTAATAGCCTTATGTTGACGACTGGAGCTGCAGATAAGAGGAAAGAGATTGCTTTTGGGAGCAATAATTCATCCTCTTTATCTTTCAATCCAATTATAGAGACTGGCAGA ATTAATCCGTCTTGTCAAATAGAGGTTTCAGTTCATCCAAATAACTCTCTTCAGACTCATATGGAAGCAACTGAAAATGAACGGATACGGAATGAAACAACTGATTTGCCTATGCTGTCTACTAAAGAGGATGTCGGGGGTAGTGATATCATGCCAGAGGTAAGGACCATTAATGTAATTGGTGGTAGTACGGAGCATTCTCTGTCTCTTGATGAGAAGCAAGATGAGGACACTGATGGTGATGCTTCAGTTGAAGATGGTTATAATTGGAGAAAATATGGGCAAAACCAAGTTAAAGGAAGTGAGTATCCTCGGAGTTATTACAAGTGCACTCATCCAAATTGTCTTGTCAAGAAGGAAATAGGGCGATATCATAACGGTCATGTCATGGAAATTATATACAATGGGGCTCACAATCACCCAAAACCACTGCCAAACCGGATATCAGCCCTCGGATCTTCAAATTCATTTAGTGACATGCAACTAGGCAATGTGGATCCAACTGGAACAGATGTTAATGGTGAGATGGCTTTGGAAACCATCCAACAGGGACCTATTGTTGGAGACCTCGAGGGGAAGAACGACAATCTTAATGAAACATCATTAGCAGATTTGCACACTGAATACTGCAGGGGATCGGCCACTTTACATTCAAATCTGCTGGGATCAGCGGATGCTGTTGACATATCATCTACTTTTTCTAACGATGAAGATGATCGTGGTACTCGTGGCGGTGCATCTCTAGGTTGTGATGGTGGAGGAGATGAGTCTGAGTCTAAAATAAG GAAGATTGAGCTAGATGAAACAGATACAAGTGGCGCCAGTAGACCAACCAGGGAGCCAAGAATTGTGGTGCAAACTATCAGTGAGATAGACATCCTTGATGATGGATATCGCTGGCGCAAGTACGGGCAAAAGATGGTTAAAGGCAATCCATATCCTAG GAGTTACTACAAGTGCACAAACCCTGGCTGCAATATCAGGAAACACGTCGAGAGGGCCCCATTTGATCTGAAGTCCGTTATCACCAGTTATGATGGGAAGCACAACCATGACGTTCCTGTAGAACGCAAAAGTAGCCAAGCTAACTCAGGTGTTTCAAAGTCTCGTTCCCACCCGAAAACTACTAATGCTAAAGGCCATGTAGGTAGGCCTGAACCTACACAAACTAAGAACACCAGTAAGCGCTATGGAAGGGCTCCCCCACTTGGCTCATTTGGCCCTACTTCAGGATTTAACAGTTCCGAAACTAACCAGCAGCAAGGTCTAACCGGTCTTGCTATGACCGAATTCAACTCTGATCAGCACCAGTTTTCAGTTCCTGTTAATCCACATACAGGATGGCCACAACCTGTGAACGATGTTGATTTCGTGCTTTCAGAAGGAGAACCAATGCCAGATCCTAGTTTGAACTACTCCAATGCCTCATCAACTTATCAGTAA
- the LOC129877878 gene encoding putative 4-hydroxy-4-methyl-2-oxoglutarate aldolase 3, whose amino-acid sequence MNSDVGFFSLSIYIYSRSTLKFTTKAPFLNFIKTLLKENNMASLATAEVCDVNAGHLSNGDLRVLPPIFKIYGQSRAFSGPITTLKVFEDNVLVRELLETRGEGRVLVIDGGGSMRCALVGGNLGQLAQNMGWAGIVVNGCIRDVDEINGCDIGVRALASHPQKSNKKGHGEKHVPIYIGCMLIREGEWLYADSDGILVSKNELSV is encoded by the exons ATGAACAGTGATGTTggatttttctctctctctatatatatatatagtagatcTACTTTGAAATTTACAACAAAAGCTCCATTCTTGAATTTCATAAAAACTCTTTTAAAG GAGAATAACATGGCTTCTTTGGCAACAGCAGAAGTGTGTGATGTGAATGCAGGGCATCTGTCAAATGGCGATCTACGAGTTTTGCCACCAATCTTCAAGATATATGGTCAATCCCGAGCTTTCTCCGGTCCCATTACCACCCTTAAGGTGTTTGAGGATAATGTGTTGGTTAGGGAGCTTCTTGAAACTAGAGGTGAAGGTAGAGTCCTTGTCATAGATGGTGGAGGGAGCATGAGATGTGCTCTGGTAGGAGGGAACTTGGGACAACTAGCCCAGAATATGGGTTGGGCAGGTATTGTAGTTAATGGCTGCATTCGAGATGTAGACGAGATTAACGGCTGTGATATTGGTGTTCGTGCATTGGCATCGCACCCTCAGAAATCAAACAAGAAAGGCCATGGCGAAAAGCATGTTCCTATTTACATCGGATGCATGCTGATTCGCGAAGGAGAGTGGTTATATGCAGATAGTGATGGCATCCTCGTATCAAAAAACGAATTATCGGTCTAA